The genomic region AAAACAAAGATGTTTTCTAATAGTCCGGTGACATTTGCTAGTATTCCTAATAGTCAAGTAAATGAAATTGATTTGGGTTATCCGGGAAGTTTACCTTCTATTAATAAACAAGCAGTAGTATTAGCTATTAGAGCGTGTCAAGCGTTAAATATGAAGATTAATCCAGTATTATCATTTGATCGTAAGAATTATTTTTATCCGGATTTGCCTAAAGGATATCAAATAACCCAACAAAATAATCCGATTGGTAGTAATGGTAAATTAACGATTGCTACTAACAATATGCAACAAGATATTTTGGTTACGCGGTTGCATTTAGAAGAAGATACCGCTAAACAAATTCATTTAGATAATATTACTTTGTTAGATTATAATCGGGCGGGAATTGGTTTAATTGAGATTGTTAGTGAACCTGTTATTTATGATGTTGAGACGGCAATTAATTATATTGAAACATTGCGTAAGACATTATTACATTTAGGGGTTAGTAATGCTAAAATGAGTGAAGGTTCATTTCGTTGTGATATTAATATTTCTTTACGACCGATAGAAAGTAAGGATTTTTTTAAACGCGTGGAAGTTAAAAATTTAAATTCTTTAAATAATGTTAAAAGAGCGATTGAATTTGAAATTAAACGACAAACTAATTTAATTAATCAAGGAACACCTTTAAAAAGTAATGAAACACGCAGATTTGATGAAAAAACAAAAACAACAATTTTAATGCGTTCTAAAGAGTC from Spiroplasma endosymbiont of Lonchoptera lutea harbors:
- the gatB gene encoding Asp-tRNA(Asn)/Glu-tRNA(Gln) amidotransferase subunit GatB; the encoded protein is MMKLQPVIGIEIHIELKTKTKMFSNSPVTFASIPNSQVNEIDLGYPGSLPSINKQAVVLAIRACQALNMKINPVLSFDRKNYFYPDLPKGYQITQQNNPIGSNGKLTIATNNMQQDILVTRLHLEEDTAKQIHLDNITLLDYNRAGIGLIEIVSEPVIYDVETAINYIETLRKTLLHLGVSNAKMSEGSFRCDINISLRPIESKDFFKRVEVKNLNSLNNVKRAIEFEIKRQTNLINQGTPLKSNETRRFDEKTKTTILMRSKESTVDYKYFPEPNIVPISLEQHWIEEIINTSPESYPQKQIRYVETYGLHINEVNVLLQDIELTNFFEKTIEHTKYYRLVLNMLIGDISAYLKQKDAFLLDTQLTPINLAQIVDILQRKEISQRQAKTLLLHLLENNVSVEQSIKQLNLQQINDEKIIRSLIKPFILENLQILKDYPSRPERVLKFYMGHLMKVTKGQVNPEIGQKIIEEIISENISK